In Leclercia sp. LSNIH1, the genomic stretch CATTACCCGCCAGACCAATATCGGCTTTAAGGCGGGCAACCTGCGTAACGGACTTGAGCAGACCGACGGCGATTTCCTGATCATCTGCGATGCCGATACCCGCGTTTTCCCCACGCTGCTCAGCCATACGCTGGGTTATTTCCGCGATCCGGACGTCGCCTGGGTGCAGACGCCCCAGTGGTTCTTTGACCTGCCGGAAGGGGAGAATCTGGCGGACTGGCTCGGGCGCAGGGCGGGTAAAGCGGGATACAGCCTGGGCTGGCTCGCCCAGAAATTTATCGGCCCGGTGACCCTTGGCCGGGATCCCTTTTTCAACGATCCGCGCATGTTCTACGACGTGATTTTACGCCGCCGCAACTGGGCTAATGCCGCCTTCTGCTGCGGCGCGGCCTCGGTGCATCGACGCGAGGCGGTGATGCAGGCGGCGCTGCGCAGCTACGTCTGGACCGTCGAAGAGGAGATCGACCGCCATACCCGGGACATACGCGATCCGGCGATGCGCGAAACCCTGCAGGAGGCCATGCGTCCCCATGTAGCCTTCGATACGGAGCTGACCCCATATAAATTCCACGTTTCCGAGGATATTTACACCTCTATCCTGCTGCACGGCGATGCCGCGCGCCGCTGGCGCTCGGTCATGCACCCGCGCATTGAATCCAAGATGCTCTCCCCGCAGGATATGCTGACCTGGATGATCCAGCGTTTTAAATATGCCGCCGGCTCGCTGGATATTCTGTTTCACGACAATATCTTCAGCCGCCGCCGCTTTAAGCTCTCCCTGCCGCAAACGCTGATGTATGCCACCACCTTCTGGTCCTACATGGCCTGCGTATGGAATACCATTTTCCTGATCTCGCCGATTATCTATCTCTTTACCGGTATTCCCCCGGTATCGGCCTGGTCTGAGCCCTTTTATCTCCACTTTTTGCCCTTTTTCATCGTCTCCGAGCTGGCGTTTATGTTCGGCACCTGGGGCATATCAGCCTGGGATGGCAGGGCATCGTATCTCTCGTTTTTCTCCATGAATCTGCGGGCGCTCGATACGGTGCTGCGCGGCGAGCAGATAAAATTTCACGTCACCCCCAAAGAGCGGCAGACAGGGCGTTTTCTCTACCTGGTGAAGCCGCAGATCGCTATCGTCGTGCTCACCCTGGCGGGCCTCATCTGGGGCGGAATACAGGTAGCCCGTGGCCAGGTTGACGACCCTTCCGGCTACGTCATCAATATTTTCTGGGGTGCGGTGAATATTGCCGCCATGCTGCCGCTGATTCTGGCCGCCGTCTGGACCCCGGCCGAAGAGGAGGCGAGCCAATGAGAAAACGCGATGCGCTGCTGTCGGCCCGCAGCTACCTCACTATTCTGATCGGTTTCCTGCTGGGCTTCGCCATCGTCGTCTGGGTGGAGAAACAGATGCCTTCGCGCGTGGAGAGCAGCGCGGGCATGACCCTGAGTAAAGATTTCCCACCCCTGCCCGCCACGCGTGAACTCACCTTCGATGAGGCGATCTGGGCCCGGGTAGCCTGGCAATATTATGTCAACAATACCCAGCCGAACGGCCTGGCCAACGCCCACGATGGCGAGCCCTGGTTCAGCCTGTGGAGCATCGGCAGCTATCTTTTTGCCGTGGCGGCGGCAAAACAGCTCAATATCCTGACCACCGGCGAGTTTGATGAACGCATCACCGCGGCGCTGTTTACGCTGGGGCAGCTCCCGCTAAATCCCGAAGGGCTACCCGCCGCTTATTATCATGCGGACACGCTGCAAATGCTGGGCAAGCCAGACTCTTCCGCTATCGGCATGGGCCGCCTGCTCAATGCCCTGCAAACCCTGCTGTGGCGCTATCCCCAGCACGCCGCCGCCGTGCGCGACCTCTTTAACCAGTGGAAGGTCGGAGCCCTGATCGCCAGTAATCCCGCGACCCAGGCCGCAGCGCCGCTCCACCACTGGGCACTGGCGGCGGACGAGCCCAGAAACAGCTTCGGTTATCGTCTGTATGCCAGCCATACGCTTCGGCTGATCGACAGCGCGGCGGGGCTGGCGGTGACCAACCCGCCGGAGGGGCAGCAGATGATCGATATCGACGGCATTATGGTGCCCGACGAGGGGCTACGTACCCCCTGGGGCCGACAGCCATCGCTTATCAGCCTCCCCTACCTGTTAACCGGCCTTGAGCTGGGCTTCGACGCCCAGAGCGCGGAGATCGCCTGGCGCATTATGCAGATCCAGCAGCGCCGTCACGGGCTGCGCGTGAGCAAGCCGCCCATCAGCACCGACTACGCTGAGCCCGCGCCGGACTACGTAAACGATCTGCCCGATCGCCAGCCGCTGCAAACCAGCGCCCTGCGCGATGCCACCCCGGAACAGACCGCGATCACCTCCACCCGCTCCGCCTTCGCCTGGTACGCTCTGTTCCGCAACGGCTGGAGCGAAGCGCTGCGCCAGCAGGTTCAGACGCTGCAGGTGCCCGGCAAGGGGTGGCAGCGCGGACTTAACCTGAACAGCAGCGTGAATGACGTGATTGACGCTGATACCAACGCCATCGTGCTCGAAAGCCTGGCCTATATTGCCCACGGCCAGATGCTCTGTCTGGCCTGTCTGAGCCTGACGACTTCCCCTACTTCTTCAGCAGGAGCTACGCCATGAAGCTGAAATTTCTCCTCTTTTTTCCTCTTCTGGCCGGGCTTATGGCGTGCTGGCTCACGCTTTCCGCTGCACAGGCCGCCAGCGGGCTGCCGGCCTCGGAGTACGAACCGCGCAGCGGCGAGCTAACTCCCAGGGAGATGGCTATCGCCAAAAACGCCTGGCAATATTTTGTCGCCAACTTCCAGCCCACCACCGGGCTGGTCAATGCGGTAAATAAATACCCCTCCACCACTATGTGGGACAGCGCCTCCTATATGGCCGCCATGACGGCGGCGCGGGAGCTGGGGATCATTGATAAAGCCGAGTTTGACCGCCGGATGCTGAAATTGCTCGCCACCCTGAACAAGCTGGATCTTTTCCGCAACGAGCTGCCCAACAAGGCCTACAACACCATTACCGGCCAGAAGGTGAACTACCAGAATAAACCGGGGGAGATTGGCTTCTCGGCGCTGGATATCGGCAGGATGCTGATCTGGCTAAAAGTGATCAAAGAGCGTTACCCGGAGTATGCCAACAGCATCGATAACGTGGTGCTGGGGTGGGACTTCAGCCACGTTATCGATCCTTGCGGCATGATGTACGGCGCCTACCTGGAGAACGGCCAGCCGAAATATGTGCAGGAAGGACGGCTGGGCTATGAAGAGTATGGCGCGGCAGGTTTCCAGCTCTGGGGGTTTAGCACCTGTCAGGCCAGCCGCCCGCAGCCTTACGAGCTGGCGGAGATCTACTGCGTGCTGGTGCCCTACGACTCGCGCGATCCGCGTCAAACCAGCCAGCATAACTACGTGGTGACCGAATCCTACGTGCTGTACGGCATGGAGTTTGGGTATGACAATCCGCTGGACCGGAATAACAGCCCGCGCGACTACTCCCATCCGTGGATGAAAAACTTTGCCGACCGGGTCTATCAGGCTCAGGAGAACCGCTACGCGATTACCGGGATACTGTCCGCCCGCTCCGAGCACCAGCTGGATAAGTCGCCCTACTTTGTGTATGACACCGTCTTTAGCGACGGCTTTAACTGGAACACCATCACCGACAAAGGCCAGTATGTCCCCAACACCGCCGCCGTATCCCTGAAGGCGGCGCTGGGGATGTGGGTACTCTGGAACTCGCCCTACACCGACCGCCTGCTGGACACCATTGAAAACGCCAACGAAGAGGGCAAAGGCTACTACGAGGGGCTTTACGAAAACGGCGACGGCCCGATTAAAGAGTTCACCGCCAATAACAACGGCATCATGCTGGAGGCGCTGCTGTTCAAGAAAGAGGGCAAGCTGCTGCGGTTTAATACCGACAACCCGAAAAACCGCGATTTCGCCCCTTCGCTCTGGGACAAAAAGCTGGTGGATCTTTTCGAGCCCAATAATACCCCGCGCAACCGCCCCTTCCTGAGCAGCACCCCGGCGGTTAAGAGCTGGTGTGAACAGACCGGGACCACCCAGCGCACGAAACCCGCCTGCCAGGCCTGCCAGTGCGCCGCCTGTAGTGCAGACGAGCCTGTCAAACTGCCGCCGGTGACCGCGCAATGCTTAAAACCGTAGCCCGCTGGCTGGCGGTCGCCCTCCTCCTGCTGCTTATTGCCCTCGCCCTCTTCAGCCGGGAGGGCGCAGGGTGGCGCTGGCTGACGAAGGGCGGCTGGCACACCACCGCGCGCATCGACAGCCTGACGCCGCAGGAGCAGGCGTGGGCCCGCATCGCCTGGCGCTATTTCGAAAATAACACCCAGCCGCAGACCGGGCTGGTGAACGGCAGCGACAAACAGCCGCGGGTCACCCTCTGGCAAATGGGCGACACCCTCATCGCCCTGCTCGCCGCCCGGGATCTGGGGCTGGTGCAGGAGCCTGAGTTTGACGCCCGCCTGACGCGCCTGCTCGGCACGCTTAACCGGCTGACCCTGACCGAAACCCGCACCCCGGGCAGGCTTTACTCCAGCCGGACGGCGACCCCCATCGACTTTACCGGTAAACCGGCAAAGAGCGGCTGGTCGGCAAAGGATATGGCCCGACTGATGCTGGCCCTGCGGCTTACTGCCGAACGCGCCCCCCAGTATCGCGAGTATCTGGATAAGATCATTCTGCGCTGGAACTTCTGCCGGGTGATGGATAACGAGGGGGAACTGTGGTCCGCCTCCGTTCAGAACGGCCAGCCGGTGCTGCGCGAGGAGCTGCGTCTGGGTGAGAGTGAGTACGCCGCCAGCGCGTTTCGCCTGTGGGGATTCCCGGCAGGAAAGGCGTTCACTCCCCCTTCGCGTAATGTGATCCTCTTTCAGCGCAGCCTCGCCGTAGATGCCCGGGATCCGCGCACCACCTGGCAACCCTCGCTGCTGACCACCCTCCCCGCGATGCTGCCGGGAGTGGAGTTCGGCTGGCAGCCGCCCGGCGTACCGTCCGATGTGCAAAAAGCGCTGCGCACCCGGGCAGAAGGGATATGGCTCTCTCAGAAATCGCGCTGGGAGCAGGACAAAGTGCTCACCGCGCGGGCCGATTTTTATCTCTCCCAGGCGCCCTGGCACGTTGAGGACACCGTTTGGGGAAACGGCTATGCCTGGAACACCCTGGGGGACGACGGCAAATACTACCCCCGGCTGGCGCAGGTCTCTACCAAAGCGGTCTTCCTGCTCTGGGCGCTGTGGGAAAACGACTATACCGATGCTCTGATGGCGGTCACCCGCCATCTCAACAACCCGCAGCAGGGCTGGTTTGAGGGACGTGTTGAGGCGACCGGCGATATCAACCCGACCCTGACCCTCTCCACCAACGCCATGGTGCTGGAAGCCCTCTATTACAAACACAACGCCGGGCCGCTGTTTGAAAACGGCCTTACGGATGAGAACAGCTATTTCTCCCGCCGCACGACGGATGAATTTAACCCGCCCGGCCTCTGTCTGCCCGGCGAACGGGCCACGAGGGGTGCACCATGAAGTTTTATCGCGATCTCTTTGAGGCAAGCCTGAATCGCGTCTTGCCGGAGAACGACAAAAAGCGCTTTTTTGAGGCCTTCCGGGAGACATTTATCCATATGTCTCCTGAAACGGAGCAGCACTTCGCCCGGCATCCGGAGGCGGAGGGCCAGCAGATGCTCTTTAAGAGCTTTTTCGCCATGCTGGCCGTCGATGGTGCGCTCTTCGTGCCGGACTTTCTGGAGCGGCTGGCGCGAGAGCAGAGCCATGAAGGGCTGCGCCTGCCGCCGCGGTTTTTCGCCCTCTGGCGGGAAGCGATGCTCAGAACCGTTCGCGCCTGCGATCCCCTCTGCGACGAGGAGATCCTCACCGCCTGGGCGATGGCGATCGCGCCCGGGCTGGAGTACCTGCGTCGCCAGGCGGAGCTGCACTATCAGGCGGGAGGCGAATAACCATGCAAGAGCGATCCTGTTTCGATCTTAACGCGCTGCCCATGGGGGTAATGATCTACGATCCGGCGGAGCGCCTGCTGGCCTGGAACGACCCGGTGACGCGCTTTTACCCGGTCATCACCCCCTGGCTGGCCGTCGGCGCCACCCTGGAGAGCCTGGCGGAAAAATTTATCGATGCGGGCTATAACATCGATCCTGGCCGCCGCCAGACCCTGCGCGAAGCGATTATCCGCAACTGCCGTCAGCCGAGTCATCGCGAAGTGCGGCAGTCGGGTCAGCGGCGGCTCTACGTCCAGCATCAGCGGCTGGCGGACGGCGGCATTATCAGCCTGCATACGGACATCACCGAGCTGGATGAGGCCCAGCGCTCGCGCCACCAGCTGCACGACGATTTTTTACTTACCGCGGAGTCGATCCAGATCGGCATCTGGGACTGGCAGGTCTCCCACGACAGCCTGCAGGTGAACGATACCCTGCTGGCGATGGTGGGCGAGTCGCGCACGCAGTTGCTCTATCCGCTGCGCTTTTTGCTTAACCTGGTGCACGAGGAGGATCGCGCCACCCTGCGCCAGGCGATGATCGCCTCTCGCCAGGCGCATATGCCGGTATTCGAATGCGAAATTCGCGTCCAGCACGCCGCCCGGGGCTGGCGCTGGATGTTGATTTCGGGCCAGGTGGTGACTCTCAACATGCAGCAGCAGGCCGAGCGGGTGATCGGCACCCTGCAGGATATTACCCGTCGTAAAGAGGCGGAACTGCTGGCCATAGAGGCGGCGAAGGTGGCCCGGGAGGCTAACGAGGCGAAGAGCGCCTTCCTCGCCAACATGAGCCACGAAATTTGCACCCCGATGAACGGCATTCTGGGCATGACCCAGCTCTGTCTGGACACCCCTCTTAACCCGGAGCAGCGGGAGTATCTTTCGCTGGTCATGAGTTCGGCCCAGTCGCTACTGCATATTATCAATGACATTCTCGACTTCTCCCGCATCGAGTCGGGCAAGATGTCGGTGGATGTGGAGCCGCTGGAGATCCGCCCCTTTATTCAGTCGCTGATCCGCCCCCACATGCCCGCCGCCAGCGAAAAAGGCATTGAGCTGCTGGTGGATATTGCCCCCGAGCTGCCGGAGGTGCTGGTAGCGGACGGTCCCCGGCTGCGCCAGATCCTTACCAACCTGCTGGGCAACGCCCTTAAGTTTACCCACCAGGGTGAAGTGCTGCTGGCGATAGCGCCCGCTGACGATGAAGGTCGGTGGCGTTGTCGCATCCGCGACAGCGGCATCGGCATTCCGACGGATAAGCAAAAAGCGATCTTCGAGGCCTTCAGCCAGGCCGACAGCTCCACCACCCGCCGTTACGGCGGCACCGGACTGGGGCTGACCATCTCGGCCCGGCTGGTGAGCCTGATGGGTGGGGAGCTGACGGTTGAGAGCCAGCCCGGCGTGGGGAGCGAATTTGCTTTCACCCTGCCGCTGGAGAGCCAGCAGGCCGCCGCGCCTGTGGGGCGCTTCAATGGCGAACGGGTGCTGGTGGTGGATGACAACAGCACCAACCTGCGCCTGCTTGATACCATGCTTCACCAGATGGGGCTGGCGCCAACCTGCGTTAATAACGCCGCCGAGGCGCTGCGGCGCGCAGCCGAAGAGAGGCGCTGGGCGCTGATCCTGCTGGACGCGCAAATGCCGGATATGGACGGCGTTTCGCTGGCGCTCGAACTCTCCGTGCTGCCCCAGACCGAACAAAGCCATATCATTATGCTCAGCTCCATGAGCCGCCATTTTGACGCCAACATGCTTAAGCGCATCGGCATTGCCCACTATCTGCATAAGCCCATTGCCCAGCGCGAGCTGCATCAGGTGATTGCCAGCGTGCTTGAACCTGCCCCAGTCCTGACCCCGGCCCCCGTAGCGGCGCCCGCCGTGCCGCAGGCCGGGCTGCGCATTCTGCTGGCCGAGGATAATCTGGTGAACCAGAAAGTCGCCCGGCGCCTGCTGGAGCGGCTCGGCCACCGGTGCGAAGTGGTCAATAACGGGCGCGAGGCGCTGGAGCGCTGGCGGGAACACGCCTGGGACATTCTGCTGATCGACCTGCAAATGCCGGAGATGGACGGCGAAACCGCTATCCGCCTGCTGCGGGAAGAGACGCAGGACAGGGGGGGCGCCCACCAGCCCGCCATCGCCATGACCGCCCACGCCATGCAGGGAGATAAAGAACGCTGCCTGGCGATGGGGTTCGACGGCTATATTGCCAAGCCGGTGAGCCAGGAGGCGTTGCAGCAAGAGATTGCGCGCGTCGGCCCGGAGAGTCATAACCCGCAGAGTGATAAAGGGCTGCCGGACGAAGCCCGGCTATTAAAACAGTGCGCGGACGATCCCGCTCTGGTACAGGAGCTGCTGGATCTGTTCGGCGAGGGGCTCGACGAGGCGGTAGCAACAATAGCCCGGGCGATCGACAGTGACGACCGCGAGGCTCTGGGCCGGGCGGCGCACCGGCTTCGCGGCGAAGCCGCCACCCTCGGCTTTACCGGACTGGCAGAGCGGCTCCAGCAGTTAGAGAGCCAGGCGACAACGCTGGACCCGGCCGGGCTTAAGGCGCTGCGCGGCGAGCTCTTAAACGAGGCCGGACGCGGTGCCGCCTGGCTGCACCACCGGGCGCAGGAGATAAATCATGATCCCTAAACTTATTCTGCCGCTGGTCGTCTGGCTTCCGCTGGCGCAAGCGGCGCCTGTGCCGGTCACCTGGTCGCTGGCCGGGCAGTGGCGCGTGCATGATGCCAACGACAATACTTTTAACGGGGCCAGCGCCCCTGACAGCGGCTGGCGCACGCTCCGGGTGCCCGCCAACTGGTACAGCGCCGGATACGATCATCAGGGCGCGCTCTGGTACCGTCACGAATTTACCCTGCCGGAGCGCGCGCCGGATACCATGGCTACCCTGGTGTTTGACGGCGTGGATTATTTCGCCGACGTGACGCTCAACGGCAAGGCGCTTGCCCGCCACGAAGGCTATTTCCAGCGCTTCCCGGTGGATATAAGCGACGCCCTGCGCCGCCATAACCGGCTCGCCGTTCGGGTGGAGAGCCCGTTCGAAGATCCGAAAACCATCTGGCCGCTGCACAAAACCCTGGTCAAAGGGGTGCTTAACCAGCACGACACCCGCCCCGGCGGCGCCTGGTCCGAGCACGGTCAGGATGCCAACTCCGGCGGCATCTGGGCGCCGGTGAAGCTGCACCTGAGCCGCGGCGTGACGATTGACGAGGTGATCCTGCGCCCGGACTGGCGCGAGGGGCTGCAAAACCCCATCTTGCGCGCCGAGATTCGCTACCGGGCGCTGGCGGATGGGCACGCCACCCTGCGCCTCTCCGCCGCGCCGGACAATTTCAGCGGCCCGGACTTTCAGCAGGACTTCCCGGTCACGCTCAACAGCACCGCCGGCACCCTGAACGTCTCGCTACCAATGCGCTCCGCCAGGCTCTGGTGGCCGGTGGGCGTCGGCAAGCCGAACCTCTACCGGGTGCGGGCCTCGCTGCGGGATGAGCAGGGGCTGATGGATACCGCCCTCA encodes the following:
- a CDS encoding glycosyltransferase, with amino-acid sequence MDFYFSRFEHRRPPEPLKTPRWVMMTWQVLAVAALILGANYIYWRWTASLNTDALWYAIPLVLAETLAWIGTVLFTINLWKEEDPPQTPPPSEINDCLRPEDAEETRPIKVDLIIATYYEDVELVRLSIRDAMKMAYPVPLDYKVHVLDDGRRPEMKAVCEEEGANYITRQTNIGFKAGNLRNGLEQTDGDFLIICDADTRVFPTLLSHTLGYFRDPDVAWVQTPQWFFDLPEGENLADWLGRRAGKAGYSLGWLAQKFIGPVTLGRDPFFNDPRMFYDVILRRRNWANAAFCCGAASVHRREAVMQAALRSYVWTVEEEIDRHTRDIRDPAMRETLQEAMRPHVAFDTELTPYKFHVSEDIYTSILLHGDAARRWRSVMHPRIESKMLSPQDMLTWMIQRFKYAAGSLDILFHDNIFSRRRFKLSLPQTLMYATTFWSYMACVWNTIFLISPIIYLFTGIPPVSAWSEPFYLHFLPFFIVSELAFMFGTWGISAWDGRASYLSFFSMNLRALDTVLRGEQIKFHVTPKERQTGRFLYLVKPQIAIVVLTLAGLIWGGIQVARGQVDDPSGYVINIFWGAVNIAAMLPLILAAVWTPAEEEASQ
- a CDS encoding DUF3131 domain-containing protein, coding for MRKRDALLSARSYLTILIGFLLGFAIVVWVEKQMPSRVESSAGMTLSKDFPPLPATRELTFDEAIWARVAWQYYVNNTQPNGLANAHDGEPWFSLWSIGSYLFAVAAAKQLNILTTGEFDERITAALFTLGQLPLNPEGLPAAYYHADTLQMLGKPDSSAIGMGRLLNALQTLLWRYPQHAAAVRDLFNQWKVGALIASNPATQAAAPLHHWALAADEPRNSFGYRLYASHTLRLIDSAAGLAVTNPPEGQQMIDIDGIMVPDEGLRTPWGRQPSLISLPYLLTGLELGFDAQSAEIAWRIMQIQQRRHGLRVSKPPISTDYAEPAPDYVNDLPDRQPLQTSALRDATPEQTAITSTRSAFAWYALFRNGWSEALRQQVQTLQVPGKGWQRGLNLNSSVNDVIDADTNAIVLESLAYIAHGQMLCLACLSLTTSPTSSAGATP
- a CDS encoding DUF3131 domain-containing protein, whose product is MKLKFLLFFPLLAGLMACWLTLSAAQAASGLPASEYEPRSGELTPREMAIAKNAWQYFVANFQPTTGLVNAVNKYPSTTMWDSASYMAAMTAARELGIIDKAEFDRRMLKLLATLNKLDLFRNELPNKAYNTITGQKVNYQNKPGEIGFSALDIGRMLIWLKVIKERYPEYANSIDNVVLGWDFSHVIDPCGMMYGAYLENGQPKYVQEGRLGYEEYGAAGFQLWGFSTCQASRPQPYELAEIYCVLVPYDSRDPRQTSQHNYVVTESYVLYGMEFGYDNPLDRNNSPRDYSHPWMKNFADRVYQAQENRYAITGILSARSEHQLDKSPYFVYDTVFSDGFNWNTITDKGQYVPNTAAVSLKAALGMWVLWNSPYTDRLLDTIENANEEGKGYYEGLYENGDGPIKEFTANNNGIMLEALLFKKEGKLLRFNTDNPKNRDFAPSLWDKKLVDLFEPNNTPRNRPFLSSTPAVKSWCEQTGTTQRTKPACQACQCAACSADEPVKLPPVTAQCLKP
- a CDS encoding DUF3131 domain-containing protein; the encoded protein is MLKTVARWLAVALLLLLIALALFSREGAGWRWLTKGGWHTTARIDSLTPQEQAWARIAWRYFENNTQPQTGLVNGSDKQPRVTLWQMGDTLIALLAARDLGLVQEPEFDARLTRLLGTLNRLTLTETRTPGRLYSSRTATPIDFTGKPAKSGWSAKDMARLMLALRLTAERAPQYREYLDKIILRWNFCRVMDNEGELWSASVQNGQPVLREELRLGESEYAASAFRLWGFPAGKAFTPPSRNVILFQRSLAVDARDPRTTWQPSLLTTLPAMLPGVEFGWQPPGVPSDVQKALRTRAEGIWLSQKSRWEQDKVLTARADFYLSQAPWHVEDTVWGNGYAWNTLGDDGKYYPRLAQVSTKAVFLLWALWENDYTDALMAVTRHLNNPQQGWFEGRVEATGDINPTLTLSTNAMVLEALYYKHNAGPLFENGLTDENSYFSRRTTDEFNPPGLCLPGERATRGAP
- a CDS encoding globin, with protein sequence MKFYRDLFEASLNRVLPENDKKRFFEAFRETFIHMSPETEQHFARHPEAEGQQMLFKSFFAMLAVDGALFVPDFLERLAREQSHEGLRLPPRFFALWREAMLRTVRACDPLCDEEILTAWAMAIAPGLEYLRRQAELHYQAGGE
- a CDS encoding response regulator, which produces MQERSCFDLNALPMGVMIYDPAERLLAWNDPVTRFYPVITPWLAVGATLESLAEKFIDAGYNIDPGRRQTLREAIIRNCRQPSHREVRQSGQRRLYVQHQRLADGGIISLHTDITELDEAQRSRHQLHDDFLLTAESIQIGIWDWQVSHDSLQVNDTLLAMVGESRTQLLYPLRFLLNLVHEEDRATLRQAMIASRQAHMPVFECEIRVQHAARGWRWMLISGQVVTLNMQQQAERVIGTLQDITRRKEAELLAIEAAKVAREANEAKSAFLANMSHEICTPMNGILGMTQLCLDTPLNPEQREYLSLVMSSAQSLLHIINDILDFSRIESGKMSVDVEPLEIRPFIQSLIRPHMPAASEKGIELLVDIAPELPEVLVADGPRLRQILTNLLGNALKFTHQGEVLLAIAPADDEGRWRCRIRDSGIGIPTDKQKAIFEAFSQADSSTTRRYGGTGLGLTISARLVSLMGGELTVESQPGVGSEFAFTLPLESQQAAAPVGRFNGERVLVVDDNSTNLRLLDTMLHQMGLAPTCVNNAAEALRRAAEERRWALILLDAQMPDMDGVSLALELSVLPQTEQSHIIMLSSMSRHFDANMLKRIGIAHYLHKPIAQRELHQVIASVLEPAPVLTPAPVAAPAVPQAGLRILLAEDNLVNQKVARRLLERLGHRCEVVNNGREALERWREHAWDILLIDLQMPEMDGETAIRLLREETQDRGGAHQPAIAMTAHAMQGDKERCLAMGFDGYIAKPVSQEALQQEIARVGPESHNPQSDKGLPDEARLLKQCADDPALVQELLDLFGEGLDEAVATIARAIDSDDREALGRAAHRLRGEAATLGFTGLAERLQQLESQATTLDPAGLKALRGELLNEAGRGAAWLHHRAQEINHDP